One genomic window of Pseudomonadota bacterium includes the following:
- a CDS encoding alpha/beta hydrolase codes for MIDFKKGTEQMDHPEILCRLFFPCKGSVEGLRLPNVLSPLFEVEEGVSIGCRFYPIQKDGPNILYFHGNGETCLDYDYIAPLYWQRGINLFVADYRGYGYSGGRPTCSSMVNDAHPTFHGFVTLLRDQEYTGDLFVMGRSLGSAPALEVAYYYHEKLKGLIVESGFAVARNQFGRLGALHLLKEGEEPVGFGNDLKIKEVTIPTLIIHGEEDEIIPSTEGRALYALSGASEKVSLFVPNAGHNDLMMLATNEYMTAIEKFTKRQ; via the coding sequence ATGATAGACTTTAAAAAAGGCACAGAACAGATGGATCACCCGGAGATTCTTTGCCGGCTTTTTTTCCCATGCAAGGGATCCGTGGAAGGCCTGAGACTGCCGAATGTGCTAAGCCCTCTTTTTGAGGTGGAAGAAGGCGTTTCTATTGGCTGCCGGTTTTACCCAATACAAAAAGATGGCCCCAATATTTTATATTTTCACGGAAATGGTGAGACATGCCTCGATTACGACTATATTGCACCGCTTTATTGGCAGCGGGGGATAAATCTTTTTGTGGCTGATTATCGTGGGTATGGATACAGCGGAGGCAGACCCACCTGTAGCAGCATGGTGAATGATGCCCATCCGACCTTTCATGGTTTTGTGACTTTGCTTCGTGATCAGGAATACACCGGTGATCTTTTTGTAATGGGCAGATCCTTAGGAAGTGCCCCTGCTCTTGAAGTGGCCTATTATTACCATGAAAAATTAAAAGGATTGATTGTGGAAAGTGGTTTTGCCGTTGCCAGAAATCAGTTTGGAAGGCTGGGCGCCCTTCACCTGCTCAAAGAAGGAGAAGAGCCTGTCGGTTTCGGTAATGACCTGAAGATAAAGGAAGTAACCATCCCCACTTTGATTATTCACGGGGAAGAGGACGAGATTATCCCGTCCACGGAGGGTAGGGCGCTTTATGCACTATCCGGGGCTTCGGAGAAGGTCTCGCTCTTTGTACCTAATGCCGGCCATAATGACCTGATGATGCTTGCTACGAATGAATATATGACGGCCATTGAAAAGTTTACAAAAAGGCAATAA